In Roseomonas fluvialis, one genomic interval encodes:
- a CDS encoding recombinase family protein, producing MRLGANAPRLAVGLIRVSTAEQGNSGLGLEAQQASIRSFVAAQGWTMVAEYSDIASGKDDRRPGFQGALERCRQLGAVLVAARLDRITRRAHTLSQLLEDGVSIRAADMPGADDLMLRIYAAMAQKERELISERTRAALAAAKARGRVLGGDRGYRPAASPDAAAAAQARREAAERTAHRLGLEVDRLRAEGVEGHAALARALNARAVPAPRGSVAWTHTTVARVLARTRCIER from the coding sequence ATGCGCCTGGGCGCGAACGCACCACGCCTGGCGGTCGGGTTGATCCGGGTCTCGACCGCCGAGCAGGGCAACAGCGGGCTGGGCCTGGAGGCCCAGCAGGCGAGCATCCGGTCCTTCGTCGCCGCGCAGGGATGGACGATGGTGGCGGAGTATTCCGACATCGCGTCTGGCAAGGACGACCGGCGGCCGGGGTTCCAGGGAGCGCTGGAGCGGTGCCGTCAGCTTGGCGCGGTGCTGGTCGCCGCGCGGCTGGATCGCATCACGCGGCGCGCGCACACGCTGTCGCAGTTGTTGGAGGATGGGGTCTCAATCCGCGCGGCCGACATGCCGGGGGCCGACGACCTGATGCTGCGCATCTACGCCGCGATGGCGCAGAAGGAGCGCGAGCTGATCAGCGAGCGGACGCGGGCGGCGCTGGCGGCAGCCAAGGCGCGGGGGAGGGTTCTGGGCGGCGACCGAGGCTATCGGCCGGCCGCCAGCCCGGACGCCGCAGCAGCGGCCCAGGCGCGGCGTGAGGCGGCGGAACGCACGGCGCATCGGCTCGGGCTGGAAGTGGACCGCCTGCGCGCAGAGGGGGTCGAAGGACACGCGGCCCTCGCGCGTGCTCTCAACGCGCGGGCTGTGCCAGCGCCGCGCGGCAGCGTCGCCTGGACCCACACCACCGTCGCTCGCGTGCTGGCCCGCACACGTTGCATCGAACGCTAG